From Anopheles funestus chromosome 3RL, idAnoFuneDA-416_04, whole genome shotgun sequence, a single genomic window includes:
- the LOC125768897 gene encoding uncharacterized protein LOC125768897 isoform X2 has protein sequence MIEFIKVECGRNADTDPFISNIDIQDSEILDEQVLQKVKEPTKKHKPFHKTKLNTLRRYGTVQAARDPSIPPALKTKPITQEPPTTFIEAATANQSATSLLVRTEQRLNNLETSLLEINGKLDLLGDQFQSILESITALPKQKRTCIDIGFEKIDSLERLEAFNEDLSQPEYEEKMMQWLEGNIVEERSDYRMTDAMDMLFTRKFLTLCSWTGIGKGTQKIAMMQMTNVTKLFQRIGTTLTVVVNQKRVAFFFMKKLKNAYKRALAKGVRSP, from the exons ATGATTGAGTTTATCAAAGTGGAATGTGGCAGGAATGCCGATACAGACCCATTCATTAGTAATATTGACATTCAAGACAGTGAGATATTGGATGAGCAAGTGCTTCAGAAAGTGAAAGAGCCTACAAAGAAGCATAAAccatttcataaaacaaaactcaataCGCTGAGAAGATATGGTACAG TACAAGCAGCAAGGGATCCATCGATACCGCcagcattaaaaacaaaaccaataacACAAGAACCGCCAACCACTTTCATcgaagcagcaacagcaaaccaaTCAGCTACAAGTTTACTCGTAAGGACGGAACAAAGGCTTAACAATCTAGAAACTAGCCTGTTAGAAATTAATGGTAAATTAGATTTACTTGGTGATCAATTTCAATCGATATTGGAAAGCATAACTGCACTACCGAAACAGAAACGTACATGTATTGATATAGGTTTTGAAAAAATCGACAGTTTAGAACGATTGGAAGCGTTTAACGAAGATCTTTCCCAACCGGAATATGAAGAAAAGATGATGCAGTGGCTGGAGGGAAATATAGTTGAGGAAAGAAGCGATTACCGTATGACCGATGCAATGGATATGTTATTTACACGCAAGTTTTTAACTCTATGCAGCTGGACCGGAATCGGTAAGGGCACGCAAAAGATAGCAATGATGCAAATGACTAACGTCACGAAATTGTTCCAACGCATAGGAACGACATTAACTGTCGTAGTTAACCAGAAACGTGTTGCCTTCTTTTTCATGAAAAAGCTGAAAAATGCTTATAAGCGAGCACTGGCTAAAGGTGTTCGAAGCCCGTGA
- the LOC125768897 gene encoding uncharacterized protein LOC125768897 isoform X1: MERQSDESGTASQNKLVKPSHPDEIEYDSEDVMIEFIKVECGRNADTDPFISNIDIQDSEILDEQVLQKVKEPTKKHKPFHKTKLNTLRRYGTVQAARDPSIPPALKTKPITQEPPTTFIEAATANQSATSLLVRTEQRLNNLETSLLEINGKLDLLGDQFQSILESITALPKQKRTCIDIGFEKIDSLERLEAFNEDLSQPEYEEKMMQWLEGNIVEERSDYRMTDAMDMLFTRKFLTLCSWTGIGKGTQKIAMMQMTNVTKLFQRIGTTLTVVVNQKRVAFFFMKKLKNAYKRALAKGVRSP; this comes from the exons ATGGAGCGGCAGAGCGATGAAAGTGGAACTGCTTCTCAAAATAAGCTGGTGAAG CCAAGCCATCCGGACGAAATCGAGTACGACAGTGAGGATGTAATGATTGAGTTTATCAAAGTGGAATGTGGCAGGAATGCCGATACAGACCCATTCATTAGTAATATTGACATTCAAGACAGTGAGATATTGGATGAGCAAGTGCTTCAGAAAGTGAAAGAGCCTACAAAGAAGCATAAAccatttcataaaacaaaactcaataCGCTGAGAAGATATGGTACAG TACAAGCAGCAAGGGATCCATCGATACCGCcagcattaaaaacaaaaccaataacACAAGAACCGCCAACCACTTTCATcgaagcagcaacagcaaaccaaTCAGCTACAAGTTTACTCGTAAGGACGGAACAAAGGCTTAACAATCTAGAAACTAGCCTGTTAGAAATTAATGGTAAATTAGATTTACTTGGTGATCAATTTCAATCGATATTGGAAAGCATAACTGCACTACCGAAACAGAAACGTACATGTATTGATATAGGTTTTGAAAAAATCGACAGTTTAGAACGATTGGAAGCGTTTAACGAAGATCTTTCCCAACCGGAATATGAAGAAAAGATGATGCAGTGGCTGGAGGGAAATATAGTTGAGGAAAGAAGCGATTACCGTATGACCGATGCAATGGATATGTTATTTACACGCAAGTTTTTAACTCTATGCAGCTGGACCGGAATCGGTAAGGGCACGCAAAAGATAGCAATGATGCAAATGACTAACGTCACGAAATTGTTCCAACGCATAGGAACGACATTAACTGTCGTAGTTAACCAGAAACGTGTTGCCTTCTTTTTCATGAAAAAGCTGAAAAATGCTTATAAGCGAGCACTGGCTAAAGGTGTTCGAAGCCCGTGA
- the LOC125768887 gene encoding uncharacterized protein LOC125768887 isoform X1, with protein sequence MDDRDEASNSCESEQRKCVDAVDLEEPFLTEENDSMEFTMSKYMSIRMEMSKEKFVLMLIHAIRKLPILWKQNAKGYRDPKIVQEAWDTLSQQFELPAEHLKEKWQTLRSQLRSINSKMKRNHATLDKNYRPTWFAYEAMRFLKEPYDKQTETPVVKQPHTVTIKQPVPTKIAVKQHMQSPVAVSQRLSTPITVKRIVPNSVSHPSVVKPSTRVCKRRYMESTLSSSPKVMRRMPATSSSSKIQPFIIRTFENLSKITDKIAQTEASPYSGLLNHLSVVLSKKCASDFNQIEAILLNCLNELQKLPNAEKDPIGYLSSTVVIDEKYSNEEEREDSDDPYT encoded by the exons ATGGATGATCGTGATGAAGCCAGCAACTCATGTGAATCGGAG CAACGTAAGTGCGTCGATGCAGTTGATTTGGAAGAACCTTTTCTAACTG AAGAAAATGATAGCATGGAGTTTACAATGTCTAAATACATGTCTATACGAATG GAAATGAGTAAAGAGAAATTCGTCTTAATGCTAATCCATGCTATACGAAAGTTACCAATACTatggaaacaaaatgcaaaggGTTACAGAGATCCAAAGATTGTACAGGAAGCATGGGACACATTGTCACAACAGTTTGAACTACCTGCAgaacatttaaaagaaaagtgGCAAACTTTGCGAAGTCAGCTTCGAAGCATCAATTCAAAAATGAAGCGTAACCACGCAACAT TGGACAAAAACTATCGACCAACATGGTTTGCATATGAAGCAATGCGCTTTCTTAAGGAACCTTacgacaaacaaacagaaacg ccGGTAGTAAAACAACCCCATACAGTAACGATAAAACAACCTGTGCCCACAAAGATCGCAGTAAAACAACACATGCAATCTCCGGTTGCAGTCAGCCAACGCTTGTCCACACCAATAACCGTAAAACGGATCGTACCCAACTCAGTGTCCCACCCATCGGTTGTTAAACCTAGCACACGCGTTTGCAAGCGACGTTACATGGAATCCACTTTAAGTTCTTCGCCAAAAGTCATGCGGAGAATGCCAGCTACTTCTAGTAGCAGTAAAATACAACCGTTTATTAtaagaacatttgaaaatttatcaaaaattacTGACAAAATAGCCCAAACTGAAGCTTCGCCGTACAGTGGATTGCTAAATCATTTGAGTGTTGTATTATCTAAAAAGTGTGCGAGTGATTTTAACCAAATTGAAGCGATACTACTTAATTGTTTGAATGAGTTACAAAAATTGCCAAATGCAGAGAAAGATCCCATAGGTTATTTATCTTCTACTGTTGTTATCGATGAAAAATACTCCAACGAAGAAGAACGGGAGGACTCGGATGATCCATATACATGA
- the LOC125768887 gene encoding uncharacterized protein LOC125768887 isoform X2, which yields MDDRDEASNSCESEQRKCVDAVDLEEPFLTENDSMEFTMSKYMSIRMEMSKEKFVLMLIHAIRKLPILWKQNAKGYRDPKIVQEAWDTLSQQFELPAEHLKEKWQTLRSQLRSINSKMKRNHATLDKNYRPTWFAYEAMRFLKEPYDKQTETPVVKQPHTVTIKQPVPTKIAVKQHMQSPVAVSQRLSTPITVKRIVPNSVSHPSVVKPSTRVCKRRYMESTLSSSPKVMRRMPATSSSSKIQPFIIRTFENLSKITDKIAQTEASPYSGLLNHLSVVLSKKCASDFNQIEAILLNCLNELQKLPNAEKDPIGYLSSTVVIDEKYSNEEEREDSDDPYT from the exons ATGGATGATCGTGATGAAGCCAGCAACTCATGTGAATCGGAG CAACGTAAGTGCGTCGATGCAGTTGATTTGGAAGAACCTTTTCTAACTG AAAATGATAGCATGGAGTTTACAATGTCTAAATACATGTCTATACGAATG GAAATGAGTAAAGAGAAATTCGTCTTAATGCTAATCCATGCTATACGAAAGTTACCAATACTatggaaacaaaatgcaaaggGTTACAGAGATCCAAAGATTGTACAGGAAGCATGGGACACATTGTCACAACAGTTTGAACTACCTGCAgaacatttaaaagaaaagtgGCAAACTTTGCGAAGTCAGCTTCGAAGCATCAATTCAAAAATGAAGCGTAACCACGCAACAT TGGACAAAAACTATCGACCAACATGGTTTGCATATGAAGCAATGCGCTTTCTTAAGGAACCTTacgacaaacaaacagaaacg ccGGTAGTAAAACAACCCCATACAGTAACGATAAAACAACCTGTGCCCACAAAGATCGCAGTAAAACAACACATGCAATCTCCGGTTGCAGTCAGCCAACGCTTGTCCACACCAATAACCGTAAAACGGATCGTACCCAACTCAGTGTCCCACCCATCGGTTGTTAAACCTAGCACACGCGTTTGCAAGCGACGTTACATGGAATCCACTTTAAGTTCTTCGCCAAAAGTCATGCGGAGAATGCCAGCTACTTCTAGTAGCAGTAAAATACAACCGTTTATTAtaagaacatttgaaaatttatcaaaaattacTGACAAAATAGCCCAAACTGAAGCTTCGCCGTACAGTGGATTGCTAAATCATTTGAGTGTTGTATTATCTAAAAAGTGTGCGAGTGATTTTAACCAAATTGAAGCGATACTACTTAATTGTTTGAATGAGTTACAAAAATTGCCAAATGCAGAGAAAGATCCCATAGGTTATTTATCTTCTACTGTTGTTATCGATGAAAAATACTCCAACGAAGAAGAACGGGAGGACTCGGATGATCCATATACATGA
- the LOC125768862 gene encoding uncharacterized protein LOC125768862 yields MTESLQQKQAKLILLLSTQGLKDVSNDDENEQKEDKCKNHIHPISTNNVQEIEIEPLRIITQDNVSDDGNVVYVKTDRIAVRTKHNTLSVEQQPSVNSFQPIKSSFNTSSVLQQRSVRKRNIQDAVVPKKPKLMPAYSKIKPKEKEPEKKKRKRKDPSSKSLSMKSYSDEDRKQIVAKYESGMEAKAISEMQNIPNNVVVHVLREYKKTSNATSFSSHQKEITLALDVLLSIQIWMKDDSNVSLAQLLEKVWTTYNLRTSTASIMRSLVGFNYFFNRVKTISKNKNVNSTLGQIKEYATNFANVPQNVSKLGIIFLDCITFNVTFKAGTHLKIQHKTFSIICAMNESGVLHYLTKNTHINKDNATEFVYDMKNTLRELNIEESVVVIGHAANQRYAKLQDAIGYYKCNAMFLPSNATYLNPVEYLFKNFRRIIRRANPQTIEKLMQAVEAVPSLIRENDCKNWFELMWSYVPRCMEEEIIDDFDAQD; encoded by the exons ATGACGGAAAGTCTACaacaaaagcaagcaaaacttATATTATTG CTTTCTACTCAAGGACTCAAAGATGTTTCAAACGACGATGAGAATGAGCAAAAAGAAGACAAGTGCAAAAACCATATACATCCAATAAGCACGAATAATGTCCaggaaatagaaatagaacCTCTCCGGATTATAACTCAAGATAACGTAAGCGACGATGGCAACGTTGTGTACGTAAAGACTGATAGAATTGCAG TCAGAACTAAACACAATACGTTGTCCGTTGAACAACAACCATCAGTCAATTCATTCCAACCAATCAAGTCTAGTTTCAACACTAGTAGTGTACTTCAGCAGAGAAGCGTGCGTAAGCGGAACATCCAAGATGCCGTTGTTCCCAAAAAGCCTAAGCTCATGCCTGCCTACAGCAAAATTAAGCCAAAAGAAAAGGaaccagaaaagaagaaaagaaaaagaaaagatccaTCTTCGAAATCTCTTTCGATGAAATCCTATTCAGATGAGgatagaaaacaaattgttgcTAAATATGAGAGTGGTATGgaagcgaaggcgattagcgaaatgcaaaatattcCGAATAATGTTGTTGTACATGTGTTGCGTGAATACAAGAAAACTAGCAATGCAACTTCTTTTTCAAGTCACCAGAAAGAGATCACTTTGGCGCTCGATGTTCTGTTAAGTATCCAAATATGGATGAAAGATGATTCTAACGTTTCCTTAGCGCAGTTACTAGAAAAAGTGTGGACTACTTACAATTTACGCACAAGCACCGCTTCGATTATGCGGTCTTTGGTTGggtttaattacttttttaatCGTGTCAAAACTAtttcaaaaaataagaatGTAAACTCTACGCTGGGACAGATCAAAGAATATGCAACAAACTTTGCCAATGTTCCCCAAAACGTTTCCAAATTAGGAATAATTTTTCTAGATTGTATTACATTTAACGTAACGTTCAAAGCGGGAACGCATCTAAAAATACAGCATAAAACCTTTTCTATCATTTGCGCGATGAACGAATCCGGCGTGTTGCATTACCTCACAAAGAATACGCACATAAATAAGGATAATGCGACAGAATTTGTGTACGATATGAAGAACACGCTCAGGGAATTAAATATCGAAGAATCGGTCGTGGTAATTGGACATGCGGCCAATCAACGGTATGCAAAACTTCAAGATGCAATAGGTTATTATAAATGTAACGCTATGTTTTTACCTTCGAATGCTACTTATCTGAATCCGGTAGAATATCTGTTTAAAAACTTTAGGCGCATAATAAGGAGAGCGAATCCTCAAACTATAGAAAAACTGATGCAGGCTGTAGAAGCTGTACCTTCCTTAATAAGGGAAAATGATTGCAAAAACTGGTTTGAGCTAATGTGGAGCTATGTTCCACGGTGTATGGAAGAGGAGATCATCGATGATTTCGATGCACAAGattga